From one Streptomyces sp. CA-210063 genomic stretch:
- a CDS encoding histidine phosphatase family protein — protein sequence MGDLLLVRHGETEWSASGQHTSWTDIPLTANGRAQASGLAPLLDSHRIGAVFVSPMKRAQETAELAGLTGARVDGDLVEWDYGGYEGITTVEIHRTRPDWFLFTDGVAPGPPEHPGESPEEVGARADRMLARVHAALGNTEGCVVLVAHGHFLRVLTARWLGLPASGGALFQLATGTVCRLGTEHGRPVVAGWNIRPSA from the coding sequence ATGGGTGATCTTCTTCTCGTGCGGCACGGTGAGACCGAGTGGTCGGCTTCGGGTCAGCACACCAGCTGGACCGACATCCCACTGACCGCCAACGGGCGGGCGCAGGCGAGCGGCCTCGCCCCGCTGCTCGACTCGCACCGCATCGGCGCCGTGTTCGTCAGCCCCATGAAGCGTGCCCAGGAGACCGCCGAACTGGCCGGGCTCACCGGGGCACGCGTCGACGGGGACCTCGTCGAGTGGGACTACGGCGGGTACGAGGGGATCACGACCGTCGAGATCCATCGCACCCGGCCCGACTGGTTCCTGTTCACGGACGGCGTCGCGCCCGGACCGCCGGAGCATCCCGGGGAGAGCCCCGAGGAGGTCGGGGCGCGCGCCGACCGGATGCTCGCGAGGGTCCACGCGGCGCTGGGGAACACCGAGGGATGCGTGGTGCTGGTGGCCCACGGGCACTTCCTGCGGGTCCTCACCGCGCGCTGGCTGGGGCTGCCCGCGTCGGGCGGGGCGCTGTTCCAACTGGCCACGGGCACGGTCTGCCGACTCGGTACGGAGCATGGGCGTCCGGTCGTCGCCGGGTGGAACATCAGGCCCTCCGCGTAG